The following coding sequences lie in one Sorex araneus isolate mSorAra2 chromosome 4, mSorAra2.pri, whole genome shotgun sequence genomic window:
- the SERINC1 gene encoding serine incorporator 1, translated as MGSVLGLCSMASWIPCLCGSAPCLLCRCCPSGNNSTVTRLIYALFLLVGVCVACVMLIPGMEEQLNKIPGFCENEKGVVPCNILVGYKAVYRLCFGLAMFYLLLSLLMIKVKSSSDPRAAVHNGFWFFKFAAAIAIIIGAFFIPDGTFTTVWFYVGMAGAFCFILIQLVLLIDFAHSWNESWVEKMEEGNSRCWYAALLSATALNYLLSLVAIVLFFVYYTHPASCSENKAFISVNMLLCLGASVMSILPKIQESQPRSGLLQSSVITIYTMYLTWSAMTNEPETNCNPSLLSIIGYNTTSTIPKEGQSVQWWHAQGIIGLILFLLCVFYSSIRTSNNSQVNKLTLTSDESTLIEDGGARSDGSLEDGDDVQRAIDNERDGVTYSYSFFHFMLFLASLYIMMTLTNWYRYEPSHEMKSQWTAVWVKISSSWIGIVLYVWTLVAPLVLTNRDFD; from the exons AtaccctgcttgtgtggcagtgCTCCATGTTTGCTGTGCAGATGCTGCCCCAGTGGAAACAACTCCACTGTAACTCGGTTGATTTATGCACTTTTCTTGCTTGTTGGAGTGTGTGTAGCTTGTGTAATGTTGATACCAGGAATGGAAGAACAATTGAATAag attCCTGGATTTTGTGAGAACGAGAAAGGTGTCGTCCCTTGTAACATTCTGGTTGGCTATAAAGCTGTCTACCGTTTGTGCTTTGGCTTGGCCATGTTCTaccttctcctctctctgctgATGATCAAAGTGAAGAGCAGCAGTGATCCGAGAGCTGCAGTGCACAACGG ATTCTGGTTCTTTAAATTTGCTGCAGCAATTGCAATTATTATTGGAGCTTTCTTCATTCCAGACGGAACTTTTACTACTG tgtGGTTCTATGTAGGCATGGCAGGGGCCTTTTGCTTCATCCTTATACAGCTGGTCTTACTTATTGATTTTGCCCACTCCTGGAATGAATCATGGGTTGAAAAAATGGAAGAAGGGAACTCAAGGTGCTGGTATGCAG CTTTATTATCGGCTACAGCCCTGAATTATTTGCTGTCTTTAGTTGCTATTGTCCTCTTCTTTGTTTACTACACTCATCCAGCCAGTTGTTCAGAAAACAAAGCGTTCATCAGTGTCAACATGCTGCTCTGCCTTGGTGCTTCTGTAATGTCTATACTGCCCAAAATCCAA gAATCACAGCCAAGATCTGGGTTATTACAATCTTCAGTAATTACCATTTATACGATGTACTTGACTTGGTCTGCTATGACCAATGAGCCAG AAACAAATTGCAATCCGAGTCTCCTCAGCATAATTGGCTACAATACAACAAGCACTATTCCAAAGGAAGGGCAGTCTGTCCAGTGGTGGCATGCTCAAGGAATTATAGGACTCATTCTCTTTTTGCTGTGTGTGTTTTATTCAAG TATCCGCACTTCAAACAACAGCCAAGTTAATAAACTGACTCTCACAAGTGATGAATCAACTTTAATAGAAGATGGTGGAGCTCGAAGTGATGGATCCCTGGAGGATGGAGATGATGTTCAGCGAGCTATAGATAATGAGAGAGATGGTGTCACTTACAGTTACTCCTTCTTTCACTTCATGCTTTTCCTGGCTTCACTTTATATCATGATGACCCTTACCAACTGGTACAG GTATGAGCCTTCACATGAGATGAAGAGTCAGTGGACAGCTGTCTGGGTGAAAATCTCTTCTAGTTGGATTGGCATTGTGCTGTATGTTTGGACACTGGTGGCACCATTAGTTCTTACAAATCGTGATTTTGACTGA